Proteins from a single region of Lasioglossum baleicum chromosome 1, iyLasBale1, whole genome shotgun sequence:
- the LOC143211881 gene encoding uncharacterized protein LOC143211881 isoform X3, giving the protein MEVEKRDGATRSAVLGTRKLPACLPACLTAACLLASHPKFPSRWYLDRDSGQGSPRVIEWHSFGSDPSSTCADTR; this is encoded by the exons ATGGAGGTAGAAAAGAGAGACGGCGCGACCAGGAGCGCCGTCCTCGGAACAAGAAAGCTGCCTGCCTGCTTGCCTGCCTGCCTGACTGCCGCCTGCCTGCTAGCCAGCCACCCCAAGTTCCCTTCTAG GTGGTATCTCGATCGCGATAGCGGTCAGGGTTCGCCGCGTGTGATCGAGTGGCACTCCTTTGGCAGCGATCCGTCAAGTACGTGCGCAGACACCCGGTAG
- the LOC143211881 gene encoding uncharacterized protein LOC143211881 isoform X4, giving the protein MATLEAGRGACDVDTTECYVVYPQKFAIENRNHSGSARWYLDRDSGQGSPRVIEWHSFGSDPSSTCADTR; this is encoded by the exons ATGGCAACATTGGAAGCAGGGCGTGGCGCCTGCGACGTGGACACAACTGAATGCTACGTcgtttatccccaaaaattcgCTATTGAGAATCGGAACCACTCCGGTAGCGCCAG GTGGTATCTCGATCGCGATAGCGGTCAGGGTTCGCCGCGTGTGATCGAGTGGCACTCCTTTGGCAGCGATCCGTCAAGTACGTGCGCAGACACCCGGTAG
- the LOC143211881 gene encoding uncharacterized protein LOC143211881 isoform X1: MVQVSMVRKSDGTMYKVTSERAERDVCRAGKRAMCRCRVNNRKVLGPGCESRDPGAIVGQVAPAWHQLADRVVPYREAARKFRKRSRCYTGAVSTVGRSRLASGLCKKRAGSRGSAWGARVSPRVRVRVRALSVSGSSMSARRHAHGLVRVCTCMRAGCLLCLPRARLYYRLRGEFARDLRLFCQPSLALHSLLSFASSVLSLARRVPRLFGSLRFSFLFFRGISRASLPHRHPSPSAPCNDAHRCPCRLEYRRLGNTEPLIRPFPASTPAAIKKPPVFPSSSNLLNHNSLLLARFHRAR, from the coding sequence ATGGTGCAGGTTTCGATGGTGCGAAAATCGGACGGAACTATGTACAAGGTAACGTCCGAAAGAGCGGAGCGTGACGTTTGTCGGGCCGGAAAAAGAGCAATGTGCCGTTGCAGGGTTAATAATCGTAAAGTCCTGGGTCCCGGCTGTGAATCACGAGATCCCGGAGCGATCGTTGGCCAGGTTGCACCGGCATGGCATCAGCTGGCTGATCGAGTCGTGCCGTACCGAGAAGCCGCTAGAAAGTTTAGGAAACGGAGTAGGTGCTACACCGGCGCGGTGTCGACGGTGGGACGCTCGCGCCTGGCCTCCGGGCTCTGCAAAAAGCGAGCTGGCTCGCGAGGATCCGCGTGGGGGGCGCGGGTATCACCGCGGGTACGGGTACGGGTACGAGCTCTCTCGGTCTCTGGCTCGAGTATGTCGGCGCGGCGTCACGCTCACGGGCTCGTTCGCGTGTGCACGTGCATGCGAGCGGGCTGCTTGTTGTGCTTGCCGCGCGCCCGACTGTATTACCGTCTACGAGGAGAGTTCGCGAGAGACCTTCGGCTCTTTTGCCAGCCCTCTCTCGCGTTgcattctctcctctctttcgctTCGAGCGTCCTCTCGCTCGCTCGTCGAGTGCCGCGGCTCTTCGGTTCGCTTcgcttctcttttcttttctttcgggGTATCTCGCGCGCCTCTCTCCCTCACCGCCACCCGTCTCCCTCTGCACCGTGCAACGACGCGCATCGCTGTCCTTGTCGCCTCGAGTATAGACGTCTCGGCAACACAGAGCCCCTCATCCGTCCTTTTCCAGCGAGCACTCCGGCTGCGATAAAGAAACCACCGGTTTTCCCGTCCTCCTCTAACCTGCTCAACCACAACTCGCTCCTTCTCGCTCGCTTTCACCGAGCACGATGA